A section of the Streptomyces sp. NBC_01591 genome encodes:
- a CDS encoding transglycosylase SLT domain-containing protein produces MSVSSIPGRRRRLNKTQKLSVAGISAMAVAALSFSLVPANADPKPEAATPVSAAPVVLASAAGTPQAKAVQASIIEQHSTAEKLVKAADLARAKKAAAAKAKAQAAKAKAEAEAKARAAAKVKAKAVASERTETQAASRSEARTPVYANNLNGWINQALDIMRANGIPGSYDGLHRNIMRESTGNPNAVNGWDINAQNGTPSCGLLQVIQPTFNAYHVPGTSSNIYDPVANITAAANYAADKYGSIDNVNGAY; encoded by the coding sequence ATGTCCGTGTCCAGCATCCCCGGCCGTCGTCGTCGCCTGAACAAGACCCAGAAGCTCTCCGTCGCGGGCATCTCCGCCATGGCCGTCGCCGCGCTCTCGTTCTCGCTCGTCCCCGCCAACGCAGACCCCAAGCCCGAGGCCGCGACCCCCGTGTCCGCCGCCCCCGTGGTCCTCGCGTCGGCTGCCGGTACTCCGCAGGCCAAGGCCGTGCAGGCCAGCATCATCGAGCAGCACTCCACCGCCGAGAAGCTGGTGAAGGCAGCCGACCTCGCCAGGGCCAAGAAGGCCGCCGCCGCGAAGGCCAAGGCCCAGGCCGCCAAGGCCAAGGCCGAGGCCGAGGCGAAGGCCCGGGCCGCCGCCAAGGTGAAGGCGAAGGCCGTCGCCTCCGAGCGCACCGAGACGCAGGCCGCCAGCCGCTCCGAGGCCCGTACCCCGGTCTACGCCAACAACCTGAACGGCTGGATCAACCAGGCCCTGGACATCATGCGGGCCAACGGCATCCCCGGTTCGTACGACGGCCTGCACCGCAACATCATGCGCGAGTCGACCGGTAACCCGAACGCGGTCAACGGCTGGGACATCAACGCCCAGAACGGCACCCCGTCCTGCGGCCTGCTCCAGGTCATCCAGCCGACGTTCAACGCGTACCACGTGCCCGGCACCTCGTCGAACATCTACGACCCGGTCGCCAACATCACGGCCGCGGCCAACTACGCGGCCGACAAGTACGGCTCGATCGACAACGTCAACGGCGCGTACTGA